TTCGTGCCGAGTTTCACCTTTGCCGCAACGGCCGAAGTGGTGGCATTGGCCGGTGCAGAACCGGTTTTTGTCGATGTTGATCCCGACACCTACAATATCGATGTGAAGCAACTCGAAGCCGCCATTGCCGCTGTGCGCGCGGAAGGCAGGCTGGAGCCGAAAGCGATCATCCCTGTCGATCTGTTCGGGCTGGCGGCCGATTATACGTCGCTGTCTGCAGTCGCCGCCCGCGAGAACCTTTTCGTCATCGAGGACGCGGCACAATCGATCGGCGGCAAGCGAGACAATGCAATGTGTGGTGCCTTCGGTGACGTGGGAGCGACGAGCTTTTATCCGGCCAAGCCGCTCGGCTGCTATGGCGATGGCGGTGCCATGTTCACCAATGATGCGGCATTTGCTGACGTGCTGCGTTCGGTGCTGTTCCACGGCAAGGGCGAGACACAATATGACAATGTACGTATCGGCCTGAATTCGCGCCTTGATACTATTCAAGCGGCGATCCTTATCGAAAAGCTCGCCATCCTCGAAGACGAGATGGAAGCACGGCAGGTCATAGCCAGGCGCTATGCCAATGGCCTCAAGGATATCGTCAAAGTGGCGTTGATGCCGGAAGGCTCACGCTCGGCCTGGGCACAATATGCGATCGAGACGAAGAATCGCGATGAATTGAAGGCGCACCTGCAGGCCAATGGCATTCCGTCGGTGATTTATTATGTCAAGCCGCTGCATTTGCAGGAGGCTTATGCGCATTACATGCGCGCGCCGGGCGGTTTGCCGGTTTCAGAAACCTTGCCGAAGAACATTTTGTGCCTGCCCATGCATCCATATCTGAGCAATGACGACCAGGACCGGATTATCGGCACAATCCGCGAGTTCCATGAAAAAGGGGCCTGACGGCCCCATTTCCTTCAACATCGTACCGATCTGATCAGGCGTGCTGGCCTTGCTGGGCGAGGCGCTTCAGCATGGCTTCCGCCTGCGGGGCACGTTCGGAGCGGCCAATGAAGCCGCCGCCGAAGACGCGGGCAGTATTGCTGTCGTCTGAATAAAGCACGCAGGCCTGGCCGGGCGCGATACCGCTTTCGCCATCGACGAGCTCTACCCATGTCTCGCCTGCCTGATGATGCAGGACGGCCGGGCGCGGCGGGCGTGTGGAGCGAACCTTGGCGTAAACCTCGACGCCGCCTGCCGGAATATCTTCCAATGCGTCGTCACCCAGCCAGTTGACGTTGCGCAGGAAAACCTTGCGGGTTTCAAGCGCTTCGCGCGGGCCGACTATGACACGGGCATTGGCTGCATCGAGGTGGACGACATAGAGCGGATCGCCGGTGGCGACGCCAATACCGCGGCGCTGGCCGATTGTGTAATGGACTATGCCTTCATGACGGCCGAGCACACGCCCGTCGATATGGACGATATCGCCGGGATTGGCTGCTTCCGGCTTCAGCTTGGAAATGATGTCGGAATACTTACCCTGCGGTACGAAGCAGATGTCCTGGCTGTCCTGCTTGTTTGCGACAGTAAGACCGAGCTCCTCGGCAATAGCACGGGTTTCCGGCTTCGTCAGACCACCGAGCGGGAAGCGCAGATAATCGATCTGCTCCTGCGTGGTGGCAAAAAGGAAATAGCTCTGGTCCTTGTCGGTATCGACAGGACGGAAAAGGGCACGGTGCGCTCCGTTAGCACTGCTGCGAATATAGTGACCAGTCGCCAGTGCGTCGGCGCCAAGATCGCGGGCGGTCTGCAACAGATCCGCGAATTTTACGGTCTGGTTGCAGGAAACGCAGGGGATCGGCGTCTCGCCACTGACATAGCTCGCGGCAAACGGATCGATCACGGCTTCGCGGAAGCGGGCTTCGTAGTCGAGTACATAATGCGGAATGCCGAGACGTTCGGAGACGCGGCGCGCATCCTCGATATCCTGACCGGCGCAGCAGGAGCCGGCACGATGGGTCGATGCGCCATGGTCATAGAGCTGCAAGGTGACGCCGACGACATCATAGCCCTGGCGTTTCAAGATGCCTGCCACAACAGAAGAATCCACGCCGCCAGACATGGCAACGACGATGCGAGTGTCTTCCGGTCTTCCCGGCAGATCGAGATTATTCAGTGTCATAAGCGGATCCGTTTTCGTCGCGGCATATAAGCGCAGCGCTTTGTCGGCTCTATATAGGCTATCGACCCGGACTTGCCAATAAGAGACCGTTTGAAACTCTACGGCGACGGCCATCTGACGCGATTTTCTGCGCTTCCGGTGCTTGCGTACTATAGTACGCTGCGCTCCGTTCCTCGAAAACCACGTCATATGCCTTCGCAGCGACTTTCCAAACGATCTCCAGGAAGTGGGGCGGGAGGAATTTTTCTTGAGACGAGTTTTTTGCATCACGCTCGTGTCAAAACCCGAAAATTCTGCCAGTTAGGCCAAAGTTTAACGAAAATATGGCCGATCTATTAACCGAAGTTACCAGAGAATGACTCGAGGTTTAGGCAATTATTAAAGCCCTGACTGTAATGTCAGCTGCGATAGGTCTTGAAGTTTAGTGTAGAGAGTACAATGACCGATCTTGTTCGACCGAGAGTAAAATACGTAATCGGCCCGGATGGCAGCCCGCTGACCATCGCCGATCTTCCACCCGCGAACACGCGGCGTTGGGTTATTCGCCGCAAGGCTGAGGTGGTTGCCGCTGTGCGCGGTGGTCTTCTTAGTCTTGAGGAGGCTTGCCATCGCTATACGTTGACGGTGGAAGAGTTCCTGTCCTGGCAGTCCTCGATCTCCGATCATGGGCTGGCTGGTCTCAGAACGACCCGGATACAGCAATATCGTCATTAGATGATGGTGCATGAACAGAAGGGGCTGGCCGCGAGGCCAGCCCCTTCGCTTACGCAATCCTTTCTTCACGCACGATCAAGTGCGTTGCGAGTGCCGACAGAATCGCCGATGCAGTGAAAAACCAGAGTCCTGGCTGGGCGATCGCTGTGGCAAGCCCGCTCGTCTTTGCGCCGAAAATCACCAGAGCGACGAGCAAGACGTCCAGCATCGACCATTTCGACAGGAAGCCGATCCACCGGTGCAGAACATGGGCTGCAGCGGGTACTTGAGCTGCCGCCAATTGTGCGACGGCCAGCTTTGTGACCGGCAGAATGACCGAAAACAGCCCGACGATAGACGCCAGCAACCAGTCGCCGCCCGCCCACAGCGATCGAATTATGCCGAGAAGCGAAGGATTCTCGTCAAAGAAGTAAAGCCTGCTGACGTTCATCAACGGCATGGTCATCCCCAATGCCAGCGAAAACGTAGCGATGAAGAGAAAGATGGGAATGAACGATCTTGCCGACATGCTGATCCCGAACCAAGGCTGACCTGGCTACGCATGAAGGAAATACATGGCAACCGTCAAGGGTGGCGACGAGAAGACACATCGGATCACATTCGCTTGACCCGATTGACGCTTCCCATGGCTGGTCTCCATAGTTAGGGTAAACAGGTGCCGGCCAGATGCTGGCGGTAACAGAACGTATTTGAATTCTTGTTGATTTGATCGACACAAAACATTGGATTGATGCACCTTATGCGTACAAAATTCGGATTGCTGTTTGTTTTCCTGGCCTTTGTTTCCTCGGCACAGGCGCTCGAGGCCGCGGCGCCGGTGCTCGCGCCAGAGGAGGAGCAGGCCAAGGCCGCGCATTTGAGCGCGCAGGTGCTGACATATTACCACTACAAGAAGGTGCCGTTGGATGACGCCTTGTCTGAAAAAATAGTTAACCGGTACATAGAATTACTCGACCCGGAGCGCTTCTTTTTCCTTCAGTCCGATATTGATCAGTTCATGACCAACAAGGACAAAATCGATGATGCCATCTTCAGTGACGATCTGAGCATTCCGTTCGCTATCTTCAATGTGTACGAGCAGCGTTACGTGGAGCGCCTTACATACGCGCGTGAATTGCTCAAACAGGATTTTGATTTCAGTCAGAACGAAGAGTTCACACTTATCCGCGACAAGGAACCTTGGCCGAAAACAATGGCGGAGAGCCAGGACCTTTGGCGCAAGCGCGTGAAAAACGATTGGCTGCGCCTGAAACTGGCGGGTACGCCTGAGGCGACGATACGCGAAACCCTTGGCAAGCGTTATGGAAACTCACTGGCCCGCGCCTACAAGTACAAGAGTGACGACGTCTTTCAGACGTTCATGACCGCTTACACGAACTCGATAGAACCCCATACGGACTATCTGGGTGTTGCGGCGGCTTCGGACTTCGACATTTCGATGAAACTTTCCCTCGTCGGCATCGGCGCCGTGCTGCAGGAGCGCGACGAATATACGACCATACGTGAGCTCGTACCGGGTGGGCCGGCTCAGCTGTCTGGCCAGCTGGCTGTCGGGGACAGAATTGTCGGCGTTGCCCAGGGCAAGGACGGCACGCTGGTGGACGTTGTCGGCACCCGCGTCAACGAAGTCGTGAAACTGATACGCGGAGAGAAGGATACCGTCGTACGGCTGGATATCTTGCCATCCGATGCCGGACTTGACGGCAAGCATCGCCTGGTCACCCTGGTGCGAGACAACATCAGTCTGGACAAACAGGCAGCCAAAAAGAGCGTTCAGATTGTCAAGGACGGTGATATCTCGCGCAAAATCGGCGTGATCTCGTTGCCCACATTCTATGAAGATTTCGATGCGCGGCGGCGCGGCGACAATGATTACCGGAGCGCAAGCCGCGATGTCGCCAAGCTTTTGGCAGAACTCGAGAAAGAAAAGGTCGATGGTGTCGTCATCGATCTGCGCAACAATGGCGGAGGTTCTTTGCCGCAAGCGATCGAACTG
This is a stretch of genomic DNA from Phyllobacterium zundukense. It encodes these proteins:
- a CDS encoding DegT/DnrJ/EryC1/StrS family aminotransferase; translation: MQFIDLGAQRERISGKLDAAIAKVVREGKYILGPEVAEFEKRLAEYIGVEHVVACANGTDALLIPLMAKGIGPGAAVFVPSFTFAATAEVVALAGAEPVFVDVDPDTYNIDVKQLEAAIAAVRAEGRLEPKAIIPVDLFGLAADYTSLSAVAARENLFVIEDAAQSIGGKRDNAMCGAFGDVGATSFYPAKPLGCYGDGGAMFTNDAAFADVLRSVLFHGKGETQYDNVRIGLNSRLDTIQAAILIEKLAILEDEMEARQVIARRYANGLKDIVKVALMPEGSRSAWAQYAIETKNRDELKAHLQANGIPSVIYYVKPLHLQEAYAHYMRAPGGLPVSETLPKNILCLPMHPYLSNDDQDRIIGTIREFHEKGA
- the mnmA gene encoding tRNA 2-thiouridine(34) synthase MnmA codes for the protein MTLNNLDLPGRPEDTRIVVAMSGGVDSSVVAGILKRQGYDVVGVTLQLYDHGASTHRAGSCCAGQDIEDARRVSERLGIPHYVLDYEARFREAVIDPFAASYVSGETPIPCVSCNQTVKFADLLQTARDLGADALATGHYIRSSANGAHRALFRPVDTDKDQSYFLFATTQEQIDYLRFPLGGLTKPETRAIAEELGLTVANKQDSQDICFVPQGKYSDIISKLKPEAANPGDIVHIDGRVLGRHEGIVHYTIGQRRGIGVATGDPLYVVHLDAANARVIVGPREALETRKVFLRNVNWLGDDALEDIPAGGVEVYAKVRSTRPPRPAVLHHQAGETWVELVDGESGIAPGQACVLYSDDSNTARVFGGGFIGRSERAPQAEAMLKRLAQQGQHA
- a CDS encoding DUF1153 domain-containing protein; this encodes MTDLVRPRVKYVIGPDGSPLTIADLPPANTRRWVIRRKAEVVAAVRGGLLSLEEACHRYTLTVEEFLSWQSSISDHGLAGLRTTRIQQYRH
- a CDS encoding paraquat-inducible protein A, translating into MSARSFIPIFLFIATFSLALGMTMPLMNVSRLYFFDENPSLLGIIRSLWAGGDWLLASIVGLFSVILPVTKLAVAQLAAAQVPAAAHVLHRWIGFLSKWSMLDVLLVALVIFGAKTSGLATAIAQPGLWFFTASAILSALATHLIVREERIA
- a CDS encoding carboxy terminal-processing peptidase codes for the protein MRTKFGLLFVFLAFVSSAQALEAAAPVLAPEEEQAKAAHLSAQVLTYYHYKKVPLDDALSEKIVNRYIELLDPERFFFLQSDIDQFMTNKDKIDDAIFSDDLSIPFAIFNVYEQRYVERLTYARELLKQDFDFSQNEEFTLIRDKEPWPKTMAESQDLWRKRVKNDWLRLKLAGTPEATIRETLGKRYGNSLARAYKYKSDDVFQTFMTAYTNSIEPHTDYLGVAAASDFDISMKLSLVGIGAVLQERDEYTTIRELVPGGPAQLSGQLAVGDRIVGVAQGKDGTLVDVVGTRVNEVVKLIRGEKDTVVRLDILPSDAGLDGKHRLVTLVRDNISLDKQAAKKSVQIVKDGDISRKIGVISLPTFYEDFDARRRGDNDYRSASRDVAKLLAELEKEKVDGVVIDLRNNGGGSLPQAIELTGFFVGKGPVLQQRNGDGEIRVNGNKRATALWTGPLAVLINRGSASASEIFAAAIQDYGRGVIIGEPSFGKGTVQTVVDLDEEARNPKPEFGELKMTVAQFFRINGGTTQLRGVTPDIVLPGFADEEKLGESSYDNALPWLQIKPAKYKPLGDIKTVLPELQSRHDARAKTDKDFKDLVEDVSELDDLRNKRVISLNETERRAERERQVNRLKAREAADGKGSVSRADLVFQEDGLQANERSLSADIASEKALKDAKDVLLGEAVHILSDAADLTKVKSAKNN